From Firmicutes bacterium HGW-Firmicutes-1, the proteins below share one genomic window:
- a CDS encoding ACT domain-containing protein — MKKGIITVVGKDTVGIIARVCTYLANHRINILDINQTIVQDYFNMMMLVDLDKATMQFGDIVDELDVLGQEIGVVVLLQLEDIFIKMHRI; from the coding sequence ATGAAAAAAGGAATCATTACTGTAGTTGGAAAAGATACGGTAGGAATAATAGCAAGAGTATGTACATATTTAGCCAATCATCGAATTAATATTTTGGATATAAATCAAACTATCGTTCAAGATTATTTCAATATGATGATGCTCGTTGATTTAGATAAAGCCACCATGCAATTTGGAGATATTGTTGATGAATTAGATGTTCTTGGTCAGGAAATTGGAGTAGTAGTACTTCTTCAACTTGAAGATATCTTTATTAAAATGCACAGAATCTAA
- the nspC gene encoding carboxynorspermidine decarboxylase, with translation MIKNYNSVPSPCYVVDRDLLNRNLEVLDYVQKKTDCNILLALKGFSMFSLFPQIGQVLVGITSSSLFEARLGYEEMSKEVHIYAPAYQEKEFDEIMTYCDHIVFNSFPQYQRFKEKVKSNKSKKIECGIRVNPQYSEIKTAIYDPCFENSRLGVTLDQFKEDELDGIDGIHFHTMCEQNSDTLERTIKVVEEKFGKYFHQMKWINFGGGHHITRSDYELDTLINTINYIKNKYNVQVYLEPGEAIALNTGFLVTSVLDIVSNGMDIAILDTSAACHMPDVIEMPYRPEIIGAKVPGINQYTYRLGGMTCLAGDVIGDYSFEEPLKIGDKIIFCDMAHYTMVKNNTFNGVNLPSIAISDTNGVQVIREFGFEDYRNRLS, from the coding sequence ATGATTAAAAATTATAACAGTGTGCCTTCGCCTTGTTATGTTGTTGATAGAGACTTATTAAACAGAAACCTTGAAGTTCTTGATTATGTTCAGAAAAAAACGGATTGTAATATCCTGCTAGCTTTAAAAGGATTCTCGATGTTTTCTTTATTTCCACAAATTGGTCAAGTACTGGTTGGAATCACATCAAGCTCTCTTTTTGAAGCGAGATTGGGATATGAAGAAATGAGTAAAGAAGTTCATATCTATGCTCCTGCTTACCAAGAAAAAGAATTTGATGAAATCATGACATATTGTGATCATATTGTATTTAATTCCTTTCCTCAATATCAAAGATTCAAGGAAAAAGTGAAAAGCAATAAGAGCAAAAAAATTGAATGTGGAATTAGAGTCAACCCACAATATTCAGAAATAAAAACAGCTATTTATGATCCATGTTTTGAAAATTCCAGACTTGGGGTAACGCTTGACCAATTTAAAGAAGACGAGCTAGATGGTATAGATGGTATTCACTTTCATACAATGTGTGAGCAAAATTCAGACACCTTAGAACGAACAATAAAAGTAGTTGAGGAGAAATTTGGCAAGTACTTTCATCAGATGAAATGGATTAATTTTGGTGGTGGACACCATATTACTCGGAGTGATTATGAGCTTGATACTTTAATAAATACAATCAACTATATTAAAAACAAATATAATGTCCAAGTTTACTTAGAGCCAGGTGAAGCCATAGCTTTAAATACCGGCTTCTTAGTCACTAGTGTACTAGATATTGTTTCAAATGGAATGGACATTGCAATATTAGATACTTCTGCTGCTTGTCATATGCCAGATGTCATAGAGATGCCTTATAGACCGGAAATTATCGGTGCTAAAGTACCTGGCATAAATCAATACACCTATAGACTTGGTGGTATGACTTGTTTAGCTGGTGATGTTATTGGAGATTATTCGTTTGAAGAACCATTGAAAATTGGTGATAAAATCATATTTTGTGATATGGCACATTATACAATGGTTAAGAACAATACATTTAATGGCGTTAACCTTCCGTCAATAGCAATTTCAGATACTAATGGTGTACAGGTTATTCGTGAATTTGGATTCGAAGATTATCGAAACAGATTATCGTAG
- a CDS encoding ribonuclease Z — MHICSLASSSSGNCIYIGDDNTHILIDVGISGKKIAEGLSFINISPKDLNGILITHEHADHIKSLGIMARRFSIPIFATQTTWNELQTNSVLGKIDPSLHVEIIPDVGFQINDIDIYPFKTSHDAVDPVCYTFTKNNKKISVATDLGCYNDYIKEKLMHSNVLFIEANHDIKMLEVGKYPYFLKQRILSDFGHLSNEMSGKLISELIHKDLTHVILGHLSQENNYPDIAFESVKLELYEREAVYSPTISVLVAKRNQNSDLIVI, encoded by the coding sequence ATGCACATATGTAGCCTAGCAAGTAGTAGTAGTGGCAATTGTATCTATATTGGAGATGATAACACTCATATTTTAATAGATGTCGGAATAAGCGGCAAAAAAATTGCAGAAGGTTTATCTTTCATCAATATTTCACCTAAGGATTTGAATGGCATTCTCATTACACATGAACATGCCGATCATATAAAAAGCTTGGGTATTATGGCAAGAAGGTTTTCAATACCTATATTTGCTACCCAAACTACTTGGAATGAGCTTCAAACGAATAGTGTCTTGGGCAAAATTGATCCTTCTTTACATGTGGAAATTATTCCAGATGTTGGCTTTCAAATCAATGATATTGATATTTATCCGTTCAAAACATCTCATGATGCTGTTGATCCGGTCTGTTATACTTTTACAAAAAATAATAAGAAAATTAGTGTCGCAACTGATTTAGGATGCTATAATGATTACATAAAAGAAAAGCTTATGCATTCTAATGTCTTATTTATAGAAGCCAATCACGATATTAAAATGCTGGAAGTTGGGAAATATCCTTATTTCTTAAAGCAAAGAATATTAAGTGACTTTGGTCATTTATCTAATGAAATGTCTGGTAAGCTCATATCAGAGTTAATTCACAAAGATTTAACACATGTTATTCTTGGACACTTAAGTCAAGAAAATAATTATCCTGATATTGCTTTTGAATCAGTTAAACTTGAACTCTATGAACGTGAGGCAGTTTATTCACCAACTATTTCTGTTTTAGTTGCCAAACGTAATCAAAACTCAGATCTTATTGTTATTTAA
- a CDS encoding aminoacyl-histidine dipeptidase: protein MEYTLESLQKDKVFYFFTQISNIPRESGNEKEVSDYLKHFAEERNLFIEQDKYLNIIIKKPATPGYENAPVVILQGHMDMVCEKNEGTIHDFCKDPLRLIVDGDDLFADGTTLGADNGIAVAYALALLDADDIPHPALEILITTDEEVGLTGALEMDTSGLKGQYFINLDTEEEGEVIVSCAGGLRALIELPLEFVELDDVEYNIVQITIKGLKGGHSGMEIHKNRANAIVLLGIVLSQLNEAIDLNLCHLFGGLKDNVIPREGFVTLNVRKDQMELFHETMSKIICDLKNEYKGSDPEIVFMIDLLEEKEEEKVSQAINNKTLENIIFLLRALPNGVQSMSTEIEGLVESSINLGRLYIDSNKLCFEFASRSSVRSKKYRMVQLLKLFAKNVGATCTASKDYPEWPIKSNSKFLEICVNTYEKMHGSKPLIKGIHAGLEAGVFLEKMPHLEAISIGPNTYDVHSPDERISISSTQRTWQYLLEILKAIK, encoded by the coding sequence ATGGAGTATACTTTAGAATCATTGCAAAAAGATAAAGTTTTTTATTTCTTTACCCAAATCAGTAATATCCCAAGAGAATCGGGGAACGAAAAAGAAGTAAGTGATTACTTAAAACACTTTGCTGAAGAAAGAAATTTGTTTATTGAACAAGACAAATACTTAAATATCATCATTAAAAAACCTGCAACTCCAGGTTATGAAAATGCGCCAGTAGTTATTTTACAAGGGCATATGGATATGGTATGTGAAAAAAACGAGGGAACCATCCATGACTTTTGCAAGGATCCACTTCGACTTATCGTTGATGGTGATGATTTGTTTGCAGATGGAACAACACTTGGTGCAGATAACGGTATTGCAGTTGCATATGCATTGGCTTTGCTTGATGCTGATGATATTCCTCATCCAGCACTTGAAATTCTCATCACAACAGATGAAGAAGTGGGCTTAACAGGTGCTTTAGAAATGGATACTTCAGGATTAAAGGGGCAGTATTTTATCAATTTAGATACTGAAGAAGAGGGTGAAGTAATCGTAAGCTGTGCAGGCGGTCTAAGAGCTTTAATTGAATTACCTCTTGAATTTGTTGAATTAGATGATGTTGAATATAATATTGTACAGATTACGATTAAAGGCTTAAAGGGTGGACACTCCGGAATGGAAATCCACAAAAATAGAGCAAATGCGATTGTACTCTTAGGAATTGTACTTAGTCAGTTAAATGAAGCTATCGATTTGAATTTATGTCATTTATTTGGTGGCTTAAAGGACAATGTTATTCCTAGGGAAGGGTTTGTTACGTTAAATGTTCGTAAAGACCAAATGGAATTGTTTCATGAAACGATGTCTAAAATTATATGTGATCTTAAGAATGAATACAAGGGTAGTGACCCAGAAATTGTTTTTATGATTGATTTGTTAGAGGAAAAAGAAGAAGAGAAAGTGAGTCAAGCCATAAACAACAAAACTCTTGAGAACATTATTTTCTTACTTAGAGCTCTACCAAATGGTGTTCAATCAATGAGCACCGAAATAGAAGGATTGGTTGAAAGCTCAATTAACTTAGGAAGATTGTACATTGACAGCAATAAATTATGCTTTGAATTTGCTTCAAGAAGCTCAGTAAGAAGCAAAAAATATCGCATGGTACAGCTACTTAAGCTTTTTGCAAAAAACGTTGGTGCTACATGCACCGCGAGCAAAGATTACCCTGAATGGCCAATTAAAAGTAACTCTAAGTTCTTAGAAATATGCGTGAATACTTACGAAAAAATGCATGGCAGCAAACCCCTGATTAAAGGGATTCATGCAGGTCTTGAAGCAGGGGTTTTCCTAGAAAAAATGCCTCACTTGGAAGCAATATCAATAGGACCAAACACATACGATGTGCATTCTCCCGACGAGAGAATTTCTATTTCTTCAACTCAAAGAACTTGGCAATATCTATTAGAAATATTAAAGGCTATAAAATAA